From a region of the Agromyces ramosus genome:
- a CDS encoding carbonic anhydrase → MSEKPTERPETPAATWRELRRGNERFIAGEPQHPRQDVDHRTSLATAQRPLVAIFGCSDSRLSAEIIFDVGLGDAFVVRNAGQVISDSVLGSLEYAVGVLGVPLILVLGHDECGAVRAAIDSQAPDAAPLPAHIASIVDRIVPAVRRVAGGEPGAPIRPDDVDAGFVGREHLRDTVAELLESSEMISDAIAAGTLAIVGANYRLFEGRAETDIVVGRI, encoded by the coding sequence GTGAGCGAGAAGCCGACCGAACGCCCTGAGACGCCGGCCGCCACGTGGCGGGAGCTTCGTCGCGGCAATGAGCGGTTCATCGCTGGCGAGCCGCAGCATCCCCGCCAAGACGTCGACCATCGCACCTCGCTCGCCACCGCGCAGCGGCCGCTCGTCGCGATCTTCGGCTGCAGCGACTCGCGGCTCTCGGCCGAGATCATCTTCGACGTCGGCCTCGGCGATGCCTTCGTCGTGCGCAACGCCGGGCAGGTCATCTCAGACTCGGTGCTCGGCTCCCTCGAGTACGCCGTCGGGGTGCTCGGAGTGCCGCTCATCCTCGTGCTCGGCCACGACGAGTGCGGCGCGGTGCGCGCGGCCATCGACTCGCAGGCGCCCGATGCCGCTCCGCTGCCGGCGCACATCGCCTCGATCGTCGACCGCATCGTGCCCGCCGTGAGGCGCGTGGCGGGCGGCGAACCGGGAGCACCCATCCGGCCCGACGACGTCGACGCGGGGTTCGTCGGTCGCGAGCACCTCCGCGACACCGTGGCCGAGCTCCTCGAGAGCTCCGAGATGATCAGCGACGCGATCGCAGCGGGTACGCTGGCTATCGTCGGCGCCAACTACCGCTTGTTCGAAGGACGCGCCGAGACCGACATCGTCGTCGGCCGCATCTGA
- a CDS encoding class II fumarate hydratase, producing MGDNAADYRIEHDTMGEVRVPASALYRAQTQRAVENFPISGSGLEPQQIQALARIKKAAAQANAKLGVLDPAIAAAIEEAADEVIAGRHDYAEHFPVDVYQTGSGTSSNMNMNEVLATIATSKLGSPVHPNDHVNASQSSNDVFPTSVHIAVTAALIDELIPALDHLAVALEAKAEAWAGIVKAGRTHLMDATPVTLGQEFGGYARQMRLGIERVRSALPRVAEVPLGGTAVGTGINTPAGFPQLVIELLQQETELPITEAVDHFEAQANRDGLVDASGALRTIAVSLTKIANDVRWMGSGPNTGLGELSIPDLQPGSSIMPGKVNPVIPEAVLMVCARVIGNDATIAWGGASGAFELNVQIPVMGTALLESIRLLSNSLRAFADKTIEGLEANVERNAALAGMSPSIVTPLNKLIGYEAAAKIAKHSVANGVTVREAVIELGYVERGELSEAQLDAALDLLSMTRPPQA from the coding sequence GTGGGCGACAACGCCGCCGACTACCGCATCGAGCACGACACGATGGGCGAGGTGCGGGTGCCCGCATCGGCGCTCTACCGGGCGCAGACGCAGCGCGCGGTCGAGAACTTCCCGATCTCCGGGTCCGGGCTCGAGCCGCAGCAGATCCAGGCCCTCGCGCGCATCAAGAAGGCCGCCGCGCAGGCGAACGCGAAGCTCGGCGTGCTCGACCCTGCCATCGCCGCCGCCATCGAAGAGGCCGCCGACGAGGTCATCGCGGGCCGCCACGACTACGCCGAGCACTTCCCCGTCGACGTCTACCAGACCGGCTCCGGCACCTCGTCGAACATGAACATGAACGAGGTGCTCGCGACGATCGCGACCTCGAAGCTCGGCAGTCCCGTGCATCCCAACGACCACGTCAACGCCTCGCAGTCCTCCAACGACGTGTTCCCCACTTCGGTGCACATCGCCGTCACGGCCGCGCTCATCGACGAGCTCATCCCCGCACTCGACCACCTCGCCGTCGCCCTCGAGGCCAAGGCCGAGGCATGGGCGGGCATCGTGAAGGCCGGCCGCACGCACCTGATGGACGCGACGCCCGTCACGCTCGGCCAGGAGTTCGGCGGCTACGCGCGCCAGATGCGCCTCGGCATCGAGCGCGTGCGCTCGGCGCTCCCCCGCGTCGCCGAGGTGCCGCTGGGCGGCACCGCGGTCGGCACCGGCATCAACACCCCTGCCGGCTTCCCGCAGCTCGTGATCGAGCTCCTTCAGCAGGAGACCGAGCTGCCGATCACCGAGGCGGTCGACCACTTCGAGGCGCAGGCCAACCGCGACGGGCTCGTCGACGCCTCCGGCGCGCTGCGCACCATCGCCGTGAGCCTCACGAAGATCGCGAACGACGTGCGCTGGATGGGCTCGGGCCCGAACACCGGTCTCGGCGAGCTCAGCATCCCCGACCTGCAGCCGGGCTCCTCGATCATGCCGGGCAAGGTGAACCCCGTCATCCCCGAAGCCGTGCTCATGGTGTGCGCACGGGTCATCGGCAACGATGCGACCATCGCGTGGGGCGGGGCATCCGGTGCCTTCGAACTGAACGTGCAGATCCCCGTCATGGGCACGGCGCTGCTCGAGTCGATCCGCCTGCTCTCCAATTCCCTGCGCGCCTTCGCCGACAAGACGATCGAGGGCCTCGAGGCCAACGTCGAGCGCAACGCGGCCCTCGCGGGCATGTCCCCGTCCATCGTCACGCCGCTGAACAAGCTCATCGGCTACGAGGCGGCGGCGAAGATCGCGAAGCACTCGGTCGCCAACGGCGTCACCGTTCGCGAAGCGGTCATCGAGCTCGGCTACGTCGAGCGTGGCGAGCTCAGCGAGGCCCAGCTCGACGCCGCGCTCGACCTGCTCTCGATGACGCGTCCGCCCCAGGCCTGA
- a CDS encoding KTSC domain-containing protein — protein sequence MARIRRIESEALLGAAYDRESRVLTVQFESGSIYEYFEVEPELYTELEAAQPHPWRVVGARVKEHRYRRLA from the coding sequence ATGGCGAGGATTCGGCGCATCGAGTCAGAGGCGCTGCTGGGCGCCGCGTACGACCGGGAGAGCCGGGTGCTCACCGTGCAGTTCGAGTCGGGCTCGATCTACGAGTACTTCGAGGTCGAGCCCGAGCTCTACACCGAGCTGGAGGCCGCTCAGCCGCATCCGTGGCGTGTCGTCGGCGCGCGCGTCAAGGAGCACCGGTACCGGCGGCTCGCCTGA